The proteins below come from a single Rosa rugosa chromosome 2, drRosRugo1.1, whole genome shotgun sequence genomic window:
- the LOC133728765 gene encoding ABC transporter D family member 2, chloroplastic, whose protein sequence is MIIQAQSHCVSLCLAHGYSTHHSHPHFTLVLAPPRFPSLPTMPTTTRNRNSLRRTRRRNDAASWRRSAAASDSIPPPPDPPTPEKQREGSDLQTLLRRFWKVAAPYWSSDDKVQARMQLGGVFLLTLATTGISVGFNFLGRDFYNALANKDQEQFTKQLLYYLGAFAGGIPIFVLRDYARETLSLRWRSWMTRYYIDRYLSNQTFYRIQSQSIIDNPDQRIVDDLSSFTGTALSFSLTLFNAVIDLISFSNILFGIYPPLFVVLLVYSIGGTVISVFIGRGLVTLNFLQEKKEADFRYGLVRVRENAESIAFYSGEDNEMQLLLQRFKSAFENLTQLLIASRNLEFFTSGYRYLIQILPAAVVAPMYFSGKIEFGVINQSVSAFNHILGDFSLIVYQFQSISAFSAVIDRLGEFDDYLDICSQRHSDPAEGISLTYSNVKTLAELEPNGSIPIDKQQKLLDVENLTVKTPSNTTLVRDLSLIINNNENLLVTGPSGSGKTSLLRTLAGLWSAGKGKITFYVEDEEELLPSNSPGVVPLDTANDKSGELERPSNRNYKGIFFLPQRPYMVLGTLRQQLLYPTWANDEASTLDATKPTGSLPFLLQAPNSQHKSAKPKPTTEDMIQVLEDVRLGYILSRFSNLDCTYEWSSVLSLGEQQRLAFARLLLSKPKLVLLDESTSALDEANEAHLYKQIEKAGITYISIGHRRTLYQYHNKNLRISTVDPTNAQQNWLIEPINQDNLYNLSNL, encoded by the exons ATGATAATACAGGCTCAAAGTCACTGTGTCTCACTCTGCTTGGCTCATGGCTACTCCACCCACCACTCCCATCCTCACTTCACACTAGTTCTGGCACCACCCAGGTTTCCATCACTGCCCACAATGCCCACCACTACTCGCAACCGAAACTCCctcagaagaacaagaagaagaaacgaCGCCGCTTCATGGCGTCGTTCTGCTGCGGCGTCTGACTCTATACCGCCACCACCCGATCCTCCGACCCCGGAAAAG CAAAGAGAGGGTTCGGATTTGCAGACGCTGCTCCGGAGATTCTGGAAGGTGGCGGCGCCGTACTGGTCCTCCGACGACAAAGTCCAGGCCAGGATGCAGCTGGGAGGAGTCTTCCTTCTCACTCTCGCCACCACCGGAATCAGCGTCGGCTTCAATTTTCTGGGCCGGGACTTCTACAATGCCCTTGCCA ATAAGGACCAGGAGCAATTCACGAAGCAACTGCTTTACTACCTGGGTGCCTTTGCTGGTGGAATTCCG ATTTTTGTGTTGCGGGATTATGCAAGAGAAACTCTTTCTTTGAGGTGGAGATCTTGGATGACGCGTTATTACATTGACCGTTACCTGAGCAACCAAACATTTTACAGAATTCAATCCCAATCAATCATTGATAATCCAGATCAGCGAATTGTTGATGATCTAAGTTCTTTCACGGGGACAGCCCTGTCATTCTCTTTAACACTCTTCAATGCTGTGATAGATCTCATATCATTCAGTAACATCTTATTTGGTATCTATCCTCCGCTGTTTGTTGTTCTTCTAGTATATTCGATTGGTGGAACAGTGATCAGTGTCTTTATTGGAAGG GGTTTGGTGACATTAAACTTCCTGCAAGAGAAAAAGGAAGCAGATTTTCGTTATGGACTTGTGCGCGTTCGAGAAAATGCTGAATCAATAGCTTTCTATAGTGGTGAAGACAATGAAATGCAACTTTTGCTGCAACGCTTCAAAAGTGCTTTTGAGAATCTAACT CAATTGTTGATAGCTTCAAGAAATCTTGAGTTTTTCACCAGTGGATACCGCTATCTTATTCAAATTCTTCCTGCTGCTGTCGTTGCTCCTATGTACTTCTCTGGGAAAATTGAGTTTGGTGTCATTAATCAGTCAGTATCTGCTTTTAATCATATCCTGGGGGACTTCTCCCTTATCGTGTACCAATTTCAGTCTATAAGCGCATTTTCAGCAGTAATTGATCGACTTG GTGAATTTGATGATTATTTGGATATTTGCTCTCAACGCCATTCTGACCCTGCAGAAGGGATAAGTCTTACATATAGTAATGTTAAAACTTTAGCTGAACTGGAGCCAAATGGATCCATACCCATAGAtaagcaacaaaagctactggaTGTAGAGAATTTGACTGTGAAAACACCAAGTAACACTACACTGGTCAGGGATTTGTCATTGATAATCAACAACAACGAGAATCTATTG GTGACCGGACCTAGCGGGAGTGGTAAGACTTCTTTGTTAAGAACTTTGGCTGGTCTTTGGAGTGCTGGAAAAGGAAAAATCACATTCTATgtggaagatgaagaagagctTCTACCATCCAATTCTCCAGGTGTAGTTCCTCTCGATACTGCTAATGATAAATCTGGGGAACTTGAAAGACCCTCAAATAGGAATTATAAGGGCATATTTTTCCTTCCTCAAAGACCGTATATGGTTCTGGGAACACTTCGTCAGCAATTGCTGTATCCTACATGGGCTAATGATGAGGCTTCCACATTAGACGCTACTAAACCAACTG GTTCTCTGCCTTTCTTGTTGCAGGCCCCAAACTCACAGCATAAGAGTGCAAAGCCTAAACCCACAACGGAGGATATGATACAGGTTTTGGAGGATGTCCGGCTTGGCTATATATTATCCCGATTCAGTAATTTGGATTGTACTTATGAATGGTCTAGTGTCCTCTCCCTTGGAGAGCAGCAACGCCTTGCTTTTGCACGACTGTTGCTTTCGAAACCAAAGTTGGTTCTTTTAGATGAATCTACCAGTGCTTTAGACGAAGCCAACGAG GCTCATCTATACAAGCAGATAGAAAAAGCAGGCATCACCTATATTAGCATTGGCCACCGGCGGACTCTATATCAGTACCACAACAAGAACTTGCGTATATCCACAGTCGATCCGACCAATGCCCAACAGAATTGGCTCATTGAACCCATCAATCAAGACAATTTGTATAATCTGTCAAATCTATAG